Genomic segment of Sodaliphilus pleomorphus:
CACCCACTGAAATAAGAAACGAACGGCTGGCCAAGAAGATCATGAAAAACTTGACCCGCCGCCACTTTGAGAGCTATTTTTGCAAAAATGCTGCCGAGGCCATCCACAAGGTGATGCAACTCATGCCGCAGGGCAGCACCGTGACCTGGGGCGGCTCGATGACCCTGCGCGACATGGGCCTGACGCAAGCCGTGAAGCAATCGGGCCATTACACCGTCTACGACCGCGACGAGGCTACAACTCCGCAAGCGAAGCGGCAGTGCTACCTCAAGGCCTTCGATTGCGATTACTATCTCACTTCGGTCAACGCCATGAGCGAGGACGGCGTGCTGGTGAACGTTGACGGCAACGGCAACCGCGTGGCCGCTATCACTTGGGGGCCGAAGCGCGTGATCATGGTGGTGGGCATGAACAAGGTGGCTGCCAGTGTCGAGGCCGCCCTGATGCGTGCACGCCACACGGCTGCCCCCATCAACACTGCCCGCATGCAGCTCGACACACCATGCACCCGCGACGGAGCTTGCCACAACTGCAATGCCGAGCACTGCATATGCAACTATGTGCACTTCATGCGCAACTCCTATCCGGCTGGGCGCCACATCGTGATACTTGTGAATGAGCCCTGGGGCTATTGAGTGTTGCCGGCACGAGGGCTTGTGTTGCCTGGTGTGGTTTTTAGTGGTATCTTTGCCCTCGATTTTAAAGGAATGAACGAAAAATGAAAAAAATGATTATCGCCCTTGCCGGCGTTGCCTGCCTGGTTGCTCCTGCAACGGCTCAAACTATCTCTACTCCACGCCCCGAGGCTGCAACCCAGTACTTCGCCAGTGTAGAAGGGTTCAACTTGATGAAATCGGCCCTGGTGAGGGCAATTGGCAATGTCAAGGCTGCCAGCTCGGCCGAGGCACTGAGCAAGGCTGTGTATACCTATATCAAGAGTTACCTGCCCATGAACAAGTACTACAGCGGCCTCACGGCCGCCCAGAAGAAGCAAATCGACACATTGCAGCGCCAGGTGGGGTTGCACATCAACGCCAAGCAGGCCAAGTATGGCTGCAAGAAGGCTGTGGATGCTGCCATCAACAAGGCTACACTCGAGGCCATGGCTGCCATGGCGCGGTAGGGCGCTACTCCAGGTCGACCACAGTGATGCCTGCGCCGCCCAGCTGCACGTGCTCGTCGCGGTAGCTTTTCACACCAGGCACGGTGTTGAGATACTGCCGGATGAGGGTGCGCAGTATGCCAGTGCCTGTGCCGTGGAGTATGCGCACACGCTTGGCGTTGAACTGGATGGCATCGTCTATAAAGTAGGTGATGGCCTGCACCGCCTCGTCGCCGCGCATGCCGCGCACGTCGATATCGGGCTTGAAGTTGAGCTGACGGCTGCGTATCTCGTCGCTGGTCGCCTTGCTCACGGTGGGTTTGGGTGCCGATTTAGCGGGCTGGCGCAGGGTGCGTTGCAGGTGCTTGATGTCGACGCGGGTCTTAATGTTGCCAAAGGCCACGGTAGCGCTGTTGCCCTCAAGGCTCATCACGGTGCCCACGGTGGTCGAGCCCTTGAGTTGCACGTTGTCGCCCACCGCCAGCGGGCGGTCGTTGTTGGCTTTCGGGCTTTGGCCGTTGGAGGGCTTGCGTGGCTGCTGCTGGCGCTGTGGCAGGGCGCGCTTGGGTTGCAGCTTGCGCATTTCTTCGGCATCGAGACCCTCTTCGGCTTGCTGCAACCGCTGCTTGAACTCGTCGAGATGCTGGCGCACCTCGCGCGTTTTTTCTTTTTCGGCCTGCATCTCTTTGATTTGCCTTATGGTTTTCTCAATCTCGGCATTGCTCTGCTTGAGCAGTTGCTGTGCCTCGTTTTTGGCTTCCTTGATGATGAGTTTGTGCTCTTGGGCAATTTTCTCGAGGCGCTCGTTGTAGTCGGCCGCAATCTTGTCGAGACGTTTCTCCTTCTGATGCACGTCGTAGCGCTTGTTTTCCCAGTATCGGCGGTCGCGCACGATGTCGAGCAGATACTTGTCCATGTTGATGTAGTCGCTGCCCACCAGTTGCGAGGCCTTGTCGATGACTTGCTGCGGCAATCCGATCTTGCGGGCTATCTCGATGGCAAATGAGCTGCCAGGGTAGCCTATCGAGAGCTGAAACAGGGGCTGCATGCGCTGCCGGTCGTAGAGCATGGCGCCGTTGACCAGACCGTCGGTTTCCTCGGCAAAGTGCTTGAGGTTCTGGTAGTGGGTGGTGACGACACCGTAGAGCTGCTTGTAGTTGAGTTGCTCGAGTATGGCTTGGGCAATGGCCGCGCCTATGTGTGGCTCGGTGCCGCTGCCAAACTCGTCGATGAGTATCATCGTGTTGCTGTCGCCGCGCTGCAAGAAGGTTTTCATGTTGTGCAGGTGACTGCTGTAGGTGCTCAGGTCGTCTTCGATCGACTGCTGGTCGCCTATGTCGATGAAGATGCTCTTGAAGATGCCCATGTGGCTGTTGTCGTATAGGGTGGGCAGCACGCCGCACTGCATCATGTACTGCACGATGCCTACCGTCTTGAGACACACACTCTTGCCACCGGCGTTGGGCCCCGAGATGATGATAATGCGATTTTTCTTGTTGAGCTCGATATCGAGCGGCACTACTGCCTTGCCTTGCTCCTTGAGCGCGAGGTAGAGTGCGGGATGCTGGGCATGGTACCACTCGGCCATGGGCGCCTCTTCGATGTGGGGCATGTGGGCGTCGACGTCGCGCGCAAAGGCGGCCTTGGCGCGGATGAAGTCGATGAGGCCCAGGGTGGAGTAGGTGGCCAGCAGCTCCTCGATGTGGGGGCGTATGAGGTCGGTCACAGCGGTGAGGATGCGCACGATCTCGCGCTGTATCTCGGCCTCGGTCTCGCGTATGCGGTTGTTGGCCTCGACAATCTCTTCGGGCTCGATAAACACGGTCTTGCCACTGGCACTCTCGTCGTGCACGATGCCGTGCACCTTGCGCTTGTGCATGGGCGATACGGGCAGTACCAGGCGTCCGTCGCGCACCGAGGGGGTCGTGTCGCTGTCGAGCACCCCGTCTTGGCGGCCTCGGGCAATGATGCGGCGCATGATGCCGTTGATGCTGGCCGTGGTAGAGTTCAAGGTCGAGCGCAGTTGGGCCAGTTGGGGCGAGGCATTGTCCTTGATGTTGCCAAACTTGTCGAGCACGCGTTGAGCCTCGGCGCTTATCTGTGGAAAGGCCTGCATGCCGGCCGTGAGCTGTGCCAGGGCAGGGTAGCTCATGCGGCCCTCGTCGTCGGGCCTGAAAAAGGCGATGATGCCTGCTATGGTGGCCAGCGAGCGCTGCAAGTCGTAGAGATGCTCGGCGGTGATCCATGTGCCGGGTGCAGCGATGCTCCTGAGCGGGGTGCGCAGGTCAAAGAAATAGTTGAGCGGAAACTCGCGCTTCGACTCAATGATGCCCACAAACTCGTTGACCTGTGTGAGCCAGGCCTTCACCTGGTTGTGGCGCGACGAGAATTGCATCTTCTCGCACCAGGCCACACCCATGGGGCTGATGCAGCGTTTGGCTATCTCGTGGCGCACCACGTCAAATCCTATCTTGTTTTCAAAATTGCTTGGATATATCATGCTTAGCGGTTGTGTTTAAAATGATGTGAAACTCGACTGCATGTCACGGCACGCGCACAATCTGGGTGTCGTAGGCAAGGTCCACATTGCGGGGCAGCTTCTGGCAGGTGACGCTGTGGAAACCGGCCTCGTGACTCATGTGAATGAAAAGCGCCCGGCCTGGTTCGATGCGCCGCACGAGTTCGAGCGACTCCTCGATACTGAGGTGGCTGTGGTGAGGCTTGTGCCAGCGCAGGGCGTTGATCACAAGCAGCGGCGTGCCGTGCAACCTCTCGACCTGGGCGGGCGGTAGTGTCTTGCAGTCGGTGATGTAGGCCAGCGGGCCGATGCGGAAGCCTGTGATGCGCAGCTTGTCGTGCATCACAGGTATGGGCTCGACAGCAACGTTGCCTATCATGAAAGGGCCGTCGGCTATGGGCACGAGGTCGAGCTTGGGCACGCCGGGATACAGGTGGGTCCCGAAGGCATAGGGCATGGTCAGGTGCAAGCGGTCGATCACGTCCTGACGGGCATAGACCGGAAAACTGTGCTTGTAGCTGTAGGGGCGCAGGTCGTCGATGCCGGCCACGTGGTCGTAGTGGATGTGGGTGAGCAACAGCGCGTCGAGGGCCTGGCTCGATGCGCGCAGCACCTGCTGCCTGAAGTCGGGGCCACAGTCGATGAGCAGGCTCTTGCCCTTGTAGCGCACGATTGCCGATGTGCGCAGGCGCTTGTCGCGCGGGTCGCTCGACTGGCACACTGCACAGTGGCACCCTATCGAGGGCACGCCGCAGCTGGTGCCAGTGCCCAAAAACTCGATTTCCAACATAGCGTTTCTGTATCTGTCTTTATCAGTATCTATTTCCTGAATTTCTTGAGTATCCCGTCTTGAAAATAGAGAAAGCGGCCGCCGTCGTAGTACCAGTACTCCTTGAGCCCCGTCTGGTCGGGCAACTGGTTGATCGAGCTGGGGTTGCCCATCGCCAGCCTGCACTCCTCCTTGGTCATCTCAAGGGCAATCTGGCCGTGCACGATGCGTTGCCAGTTCTCGTCGGAGATGTTGGGGTAGCTCAAGTGCAGGTCTTGGCGGGCAAACATGCTGTCGAAGTCACGGCTGTGCATCGCGCTCGCTCCTGTCGAGAGCCACAACATGGCCCGCTCGCGGTTGTCGCTGGCTGTGAACATCACTTTCAGCGGCAGTACCTTGTTGCCTGGCAGCACGCTGTCGATGTGCACCTTGATGAATTGCCGCCCGTCGATCATCTCCTCGGTCGCAGGATTGTACCATATCCGCGTCTTTATGTAGTAGTCGTGCCCGACCAGCTGGCTCGACACCTGTCGCACGACGTCCATGTCGATCATGAAGGGTAGTGTGTAGTCGCTGTGCAGCTCAGCCAGCGTCTTGCCGGTGGCGATGCCGTAGGTGTGCGCGCCGTCGCTGAACTTCAAGGTCACGTCGTGGCGGTTGTCGAGCACACTGCCGGTGTCGTAGCCGGCATAGCTCAGCACATGGCCGGCCAGGTGCAGCGTGTCGGGGTTGTAGGCATCGCTATGCGTGAAGATGAGGCGCACCTGGTCGTCGGTCACATAAAACTGCTTGCCCGCTTTCCAGTGTGCCACCGAGTCGGGCTCAAGCCGCAGCGAGGGCACCGCCTTGGGGCCCTTGTACTGTGCAAGCTCCTTGCGGGCTTGCTTCTCGCTCACTGCCGTGGTGCTCTCTATGCCCGTGCCGCAACTCACCAGGGCAAGAAGTAGCAATATGTAGCTCAATGTCTTTCCCATTTCTGATTGCAAAGTTACAAAAAGATGCCCGATTTCAGAAATCTCACCCTCACAGCCAACGTTCACCGCTTTCTTGCTATTACACCAATAGGCCTACGCCCTGTTTTACAAATTGTTTTATTCTATAAAGATAAATGAATCCTATGCGTTGTAATTGGACATCTTGGCTATTCACAATATAATATTTTGCACTGTTGCATATCTCAATTGGAATTGTTGCCGTTGTTTGCAATGCTGCAGCGGTGTCAAGAACATCGCACACTAAATATAGTATTTTACAAGCAATCCAGCCTTTTGTTTTAATTAAAAGATTTTGATACGTCACAAAACTCGAGAGCTCAGATGCAACTGCATAGTGGCAACTCTGTCTTAATTGGCTTGCTTTGTTAGAGCCTGTCAGCGATTGTTTTCGTTTAACATAATTGTAATGAACATGGTTTGTAAACAGGAAACTATGAGCTTGACAGATTGCCGTAGTTGTCCACAAGTCGTCTTCCGACATCTTGAATTGAAACTGTAATTTATGTTGAGTTATGAACCTTTTCTTCCATAAGTAAGCAAAAACTAAAGGCGTGAATGTTTCGGTTCGGTGAAGTATATTAAAGGCATCTTCTCCCGTTGTTACTATGTTGCTGAGACTTTGTGGAATTTGCCGCAGTTCAATGTTTTTTGTTGCAAATTTAATCTTTATTCCTCCTATGGCGACATCGCAGTTTGATTTGGAGAAGTGGTAATAAAAATCGAGAAAATCAGTCGATGCAATCGTGTCATCACTGTCAACAAAAGCAACGATTTCCCCTTGTGCGCTTTTTAACCCCGTGTTTCGTGCATTTGACACCCCTTGATTTGGCGTAGAGATAACTATAAGCGAGTGTAGTGCGGGAGGCGTTACACTTCGGATTTTATCTAAAGTGTCGTCGGTCGAGCCATCGTTGACGACAATTGTTTCAACAAGAATCTGTTGTATCGAGAAAATCGATTCAAGACATTCAACAATAGTACGAGAAGCGTTAAATGCTGGGACAATGATAGATAGACTGGGAGTGGAAATACACTTAACTGACATAATCGACTTGATTTCTTATCAATGAATAATACTCTTTTCGATTGGATAACAGTTGAGTGTGTGTGCCCTGTTCTACAATCGTCCCGTGCGAAAGCACTACAATGTTATCAGCGTTTCTTATGGTACTGAGTCGGTGAGCAACAATAATCGCGGTTTTCCCTTTAAAAAAAGTGTGAAGAGAATTTAGAATATTGAGTTCGTTGGTTGCGTCGAGCGAGTTGGTTGCTTCATCAAAGATAATAAATTCTGGATTTTTATAAATTGCCCTTGCAATGATGAGTCTTTGTCGCTGTCCAGAACTTAATCCTTGCCCCTCCGCTCCAATTTTTGTGTTGTATTTCATGGGCAATGACATGATATAATCGTGTATATTGGAAATTTTCGCAGCTCTCACAACTTTGCAATAATCTACCTCATTATCCGACAGTGCGATGTTTTTCTCAATTGTATCTGAAAAAATGAATCCGTCTTGCATGACAACTCCGCAGTGCTTCCTCCATTCTTTAGGACTTATATTTTGCAGAGGAACGTCACCTATCGATATCTTTCCACAAGAAGGTTGAAAAAAAGAAAGAATCAACTTCAGCATTGTCGTCTTTCCACTTCCGCTCATACCGACAATTGCGGTCACTTTTCCGCGAGGAATTACAAGGTTAATGTTGTTCAGTACTTTTGGAGATCGCGGCCCGTCATATTGAAACGAGACATGATCAAAGTAAATTGAATCTCTTGTGAGGTCAGGCTCTTCTATGTGTGTAAACATGTCTTCTTCGGCGGTTACGGTTTCAATCTCGTTCATTCTGTCCATACTGATTTTTGCGTCTTGTAGCGAGCGCAAAAATGACACAAATTGATGCAATGGCGCATTGAGTTGCCCTATGATATACTGTATGGCAACAAGCTCGCCTATTGTGATCACCTTGTCGACAACTCCTTTTGCAGCAAAAAACACGATGAGGAGATTTTTGGTTTGGTCAATCAGTGCCGATCCAGAAATTTGGATATTTTCAAGCCTAAGACTATAGTGTCTCAACTTGAAAATCTGTTGTTGTAGACGCTCCCATCCCCAACGTATTTTGCGTTCGCATGAATTCAGTTTTATCTCTTGCATGCCATTCACGATTTGAATAAGATTATTCTCGTTGCTTGCAAGGTACTGAAATTGCATGTAGTCTAATTTTCGTTGTTTTTTCAAGAAAAGTGTAACCCAGCCTACATATATGGCGCTGCCTACAAGAAATGTCGATAAGATGACAAAAGAGTAATCCAGCATCATTGCTCCGTAGACTGCAAATGTGATTACCGACAGCAGAAGGCTGAGCAATGTTCCTGTAAGGAAGTCCTCGATGCGTCCGAAGTCTTTGATGCGCTGTAAGATGTCACCCACGTGCTTTGTGTCGAAGAAAGAGATGGGCAATGCCATCAGGCGACCGAGAAAATTTGAAATAAGGCCAATGCTGATGTTGGTTGTGAGTCTCAACATCATTCTACTTCTCACTATGTCGTTGGTCACTTGTCCGGCAAGTAGTGCAAGCTCGGCTATCAGTATCAACGTTATGTAATTCAGGTCAGAATTCCTAATGCCATTATCTACGATTGCTTTGGTAAGATACGGGAATGCTATCGACACGAGGCATCCTATAAGCATTGTAATAAGAATATACAATACGTTTAACTTGAATGGTAACAGGTTTCTCAACAGATTGAGAGTTTTGGGTCGCGGTTTAGTCTTGCAATTAGATGGTCGTTCGTAAAATTCTGTAGTGGGAGAAAGTAGAAGTGCAGCTCCTGTTTTCTCGGCCGAGGCTGAGTCGGTAAAATGGAGCCATGATTTAAGAAAATCTTTTTTCCTATATTTAAGGATATCGGCTGCAGGATCCATTACGGTTACCGTTTCTTTGTTAATTGAGGCCACAACAACAAAGTGTTGTTGATTCCAGTGTACGATGCAGGGTAGGTGGGCGTCATCACTCAACTGCTCCCAGGTGATTTTGACTCCTAAGGTCTTGAAGTGCAAGGCCTCGGCTGCATCGGCGATACCGAGCATCGAAACGCCATTTCTTGTGATGTGGCACAATTCCCTAATGTGCTGAAGGTCTATTATTTTGCCATAATATCTACATATGGATTGCAGGCAGGCTGCACCGCAGTCCATCATGTCTCGTTGTGCACAGAATTTTACTTTCATAATTTATTCTGTTTAACCCATCGTGCTACATCGAAGCATGGACAGTTTTTATCGCACAGTTGATTATGCCCGACAATTTCTGCCGATGGGAATTTTTTCTTTAGTTTGACACATAATGCAATCATAGAAGCCTCTTGGGCGGCTGTCATAGTATTGGCGGCTAGCCCGTTGCCGTCAAGGCCTCCAACGTAGCATATTCCTATGCTATTGTGATTGTATCCCATGCAGTGTGCCCCTTCGAGCTCTTCTTCTCTGCCAGTTTCTACAGTGCCGTCCCTCTTTATAACCCAGTGATACCCTATGTCATCAAAACCCTGGCCAAGATGCATGCATCTTATTGTGTTGACATCGCAATCCAAATTGACAGGGGTCGCTGAGCAATGAATGATGATGTAGTCAACCGATTTCAATTTATGTGGAACACTGAATGTAAGAGTACCATAGGGCATTGTGAAATCAATTCCTGATATTGGGAAAATGTCAGGAATTTCATTTATGACGTTTTTGTAGAAAAGAATTGGCAGAAACTTCAGAATGTGTTTTTTCAAGTTCCTTTTCA
This window contains:
- a CDS encoding glycosyltransferase family 2 protein, with the protein product MSVKCISTPSLSIIVPAFNASRTIVECLESIFSIQQILVETIVVNDGSTDDTLDKIRSVTPPALHSLIVISTPNQGVSNARNTGLKSAQGEIVAFVDSDDTIASTDFLDFYYHFSKSNCDVAIGGIKIKFATKNIELRQIPQSLSNIVTTGEDAFNILHRTETFTPLVFAYLWKKRFITQHKLQFQFKMSEDDLWTTTAICQAHSFLFTNHVHYNYVKRKQSLTGSNKASQLRQSCHYAVASELSSFVTYQNLLIKTKGWIACKILYLVCDVLDTAAALQTTATIPIEICNSAKYYIVNSQDVQLQRIGFIYLYRIKQFVKQGVGLLV
- a CDS encoding lactate utilization protein; its protein translation is MTPTEIRNERLAKKIMKNLTRRHFESYFCKNAAEAIHKVMQLMPQGSTVTWGGSMTLRDMGLTQAVKQSGHYTVYDRDEATTPQAKRQCYLKAFDCDYYLTSVNAMSEDGVLVNVDGNGNRVAAITWGPKRVIMVVGMNKVAASVEAALMRARHTAAPINTARMQLDTPCTRDGACHNCNAEHCICNYVHFMRNSYPAGRHIVILVNEPWGY
- a CDS encoding MBL fold metallo-hydrolase, encoding MLEIEFLGTGTSCGVPSIGCHCAVCQSSDPRDKRLRTSAIVRYKGKSLLIDCGPDFRQQVLRASSQALDALLLTHIHYDHVAGIDDLRPYSYKHSFPVYARQDVIDRLHLTMPYAFGTHLYPGVPKLDLVPIADGPFMIGNVAVEPIPVMHDKLRITGFRIGPLAYITDCKTLPPAQVERLHGTPLLVINALRWHKPHHSHLSIEESLELVRRIEPGRALFIHMSHEAGFHSVTCQKLPRNVDLAYDTQIVRVP
- a CDS encoding endonuclease MutS2 gives rise to the protein MIYPSNFENKIGFDVVRHEIAKRCISPMGVAWCEKMQFSSRHNQVKAWLTQVNEFVGIIESKREFPLNYFFDLRTPLRSIAAPGTWITAEHLYDLQRSLATIAGIIAFFRPDDEGRMSYPALAQLTAGMQAFPQISAEAQRVLDKFGNIKDNASPQLAQLRSTLNSTTASINGIMRRIIARGRQDGVLDSDTTPSVRDGRLVLPVSPMHKRKVHGIVHDESASGKTVFIEPEEIVEANNRIRETEAEIQREIVRILTAVTDLIRPHIEELLATYSTLGLIDFIRAKAAFARDVDAHMPHIEEAPMAEWYHAQHPALYLALKEQGKAVVPLDIELNKKNRIIIISGPNAGGKSVCLKTVGIVQYMMQCGVLPTLYDNSHMGIFKSIFIDIGDQQSIEDDLSTYSSHLHNMKTFLQRGDSNTMILIDEFGSGTEPHIGAAIAQAILEQLNYKQLYGVVTTHYQNLKHFAEETDGLVNGAMLYDRQRMQPLFQLSIGYPGSSFAIEIARKIGLPQQVIDKASQLVGSDYINMDKYLLDIVRDRRYWENKRYDVHQKEKRLDKIAADYNERLEKIAQEHKLIIKEAKNEAQQLLKQSNAEIEKTIRQIKEMQAEKEKTREVRQHLDEFKQRLQQAEEGLDAEEMRKLQPKRALPQRQQQPRKPSNGQSPKANNDRPLAVGDNVQLKGSTTVGTVMSLEGNSATVAFGNIKTRVDIKHLQRTLRQPAKSAPKPTVSKATSDEIRSRQLNFKPDIDVRGMRGDEAVQAITYFIDDAIQFNAKRVRILHGTGTGILRTLIRQYLNTVPGVKSYRDEHVQLGGAGITVVDLE
- a CDS encoding peptidase domain-containing ABC transporter; translated protein: MKVKFCAQRDMMDCGAACLQSICRYYGKIIDLQHIRELCHITRNGVSMLGIADAAEALHFKTLGVKITWEQLSDDAHLPCIVHWNQQHFVVVASINKETVTVMDPAADILKYRKKDFLKSWLHFTDSASAEKTGAALLLSPTTEFYERPSNCKTKPRPKTLNLLRNLLPFKLNVLYILITMLIGCLVSIAFPYLTKAIVDNGIRNSDLNYITLILIAELALLAGQVTNDIVRSRMMLRLTTNISIGLISNFLGRLMALPISFFDTKHVGDILQRIKDFGRIEDFLTGTLLSLLLSVITFAVYGAMMLDYSFVILSTFLVGSAIYVGWVTLFLKKQRKLDYMQFQYLASNENNLIQIVNGMQEIKLNSCERKIRWGWERLQQQIFKLRHYSLRLENIQISGSALIDQTKNLLIVFFAAKGVVDKVITIGELVAIQYIIGQLNAPLHQFVSFLRSLQDAKISMDRMNEIETVTAEEDMFTHIEEPDLTRDSIYFDHVSFQYDGPRSPKVLNNINLVIPRGKVTAIVGMSGSGKTTMLKLILSFFQPSCGKISIGDVPLQNISPKEWRKHCGVVMQDGFIFSDTIEKNIALSDNEVDYCKVVRAAKISNIHDYIMSLPMKYNTKIGAEGQGLSSGQRQRLIIARAIYKNPEFIIFDEATNSLDATNELNILNSLHTFFKGKTAIIVAHRLSTIRNADNIVVLSHGTIVEQGTHTQLLSNRKEYYSLIRNQVDYVS